CTCACAAAAAAAGAAGCCGCCAGTATATCCCCACCACGCCCGGAATCAACAGAAGATACGGCTCTCAAATGTGGCTCCGCCGCCCTCGGCGGAGTCTTCTCTCTACTATTCTGACTTCCCGCTTCTGGCTTCTCCCTCCGCGTGTTCCGCGTGCTCCCTGCCGCCCCTTTTCCCTTGATCGCCGCCCCCCGCCCCTATACCCTGTCAGCACGGACACCGCGTCCGATCAAGGAGACCAGTTCGCAGATGATCGTCACCATCGACGGCCCGGCCGGCAGCGGCAAATCGAGCCTCGCAAAACGTGTCGCCAAAGCCCTCCGCTGGATGTACCTCGACACCGGCGCCACCTACCGCGCCGTCGCCTACCAGGCCCAGCGGCAAGGCCTCGACATCCATCAGCCGGAGGAACTCGACCGCCTCTGCCGAACCCTCGACCTCGACTTCCAATGGGCCGACAACGGCGACCTCCGCGTCATCGTCGACGGCGCCGACGTCAGCGACGCCATCCGCACCGAGCAAATCTCATCCTTCGCCAGCCGCGTCGCCACCCTGCCGCAAGTCCGAAACGCCATGGTCGACAAGCAGCGACAACTCGCCGCCCAATTCGACAACGTCGTCACCGAAGGACGCGACCAGGGAACCGTCGTCTTCCCGCACGCACAACTCAAAATCTTCCTCGACGCCTCCGTCGAGGAACGCGCCAAACGCCGACAGCTCCAACTCGAACAATCCGGTCAACCCGCTGACTATGACCAGATCCTCCAGGCCATCCGCCAACGCGACAACCAGGACTCCACCCGCGCCACCGCCCCCCTCGTCGCCGCCGAAGACGCCGTCAAACTCGACACCACCAACCTCACCCTCGACCAGGTCGAAACCAAAGTCCTCGAACTGATCCAAGCCAAAAGGAGCAGCCGACCATGAGACGCTGGTACCGCTTCTGCCGAATATGGTGCCGGGCCTACGTCGGCGGCCTCCACTTCGGCCGCGTCTTCAACCAGCACCTGGTCCCCGCCGAAGGCCCGATCCTCGTCGTCAGCAACCACCAGAGCTTCTTCGACCCCGTCCTCGTCGGCTACGGCCTGAGCCGCGAACTCGACTACATGGCCCGCGACACCCTCTTCCGCAACCCGTTCTTCGAACGCCTCATCCGCTCCCTCAACGCCTTTCCCGTCCGACGAGGCGAGGTCGACGTCTCCGCCATCAAGGAAACCCTCCGACGCCTCAAAGCCGGACGTGCCGTCCTGCTCTTTCCCGAAGGCACCCGAACCGTCGACGGCCGAATCCACGAGTTCAAACCGGGCCTGGCCATGCTCGCCCGCAAAGCCGCCGTCCCCGTCGTCCCCGCCGTCATCGACGGCGCCTTCGAAGCCTGGCCGCGAAAGTCACCCGTCCCGCGACCGCTGGCGCCCATCCACGTCTACTTCGGCCAGCCCTGGACGCCCGAGCAGATCCGCTCCACCGAACCGGAGATCCTCGTCCAGCAACTGCACACCCAAATGGTCAACATGCAACACCACGTCCGGCAAATGGCCGGCCGAAAGCCATACAATTACACGACATGAAGATCATACTCGCCGACAATCGCGGTTTCTGCCCCGGCGTCCGACGGGCCGTCCAGAAGGCCCTCGAATCCCTCGATGAATACGGCACCGTCTACAGCCTCGGCCATCTCATCCACAACCGGCAGGTCGTCGACGACCT
This is a stretch of genomic DNA from Phycisphaerae bacterium. It encodes these proteins:
- a CDS encoding (d)CMP kinase, whose product is MIVTIDGPAGSGKSSLAKRVAKALRWMYLDTGATYRAVAYQAQRQGLDIHQPEELDRLCRTLDLDFQWADNGDLRVIVDGADVSDAIRTEQISSFASRVATLPQVRNAMVDKQRQLAAQFDNVVTEGRDQGTVVFPHAQLKIFLDASVEERAKRRQLQLEQSGQPADYDQILQAIRQRDNQDSTRATAPLVAAEDAVKLDTTNLTLDQVETKVLELIQAKRSSRP
- a CDS encoding 1-acyl-sn-glycerol-3-phosphate acyltransferase, coding for MRRWYRFCRIWCRAYVGGLHFGRVFNQHLVPAEGPILVVSNHQSFFDPVLVGYGLSRELDYMARDTLFRNPFFERLIRSLNAFPVRRGEVDVSAIKETLRRLKAGRAVLLFPEGTRTVDGRIHEFKPGLAMLARKAAVPVVPAVIDGAFEAWPRKSPVPRPLAPIHVYFGQPWTPEQIRSTEPEILVQQLHTQMVNMQHHVRQMAGRKPYNYTT